A stretch of DNA from Bacillus sp. NP157:
TCGCGGCAAGGATGAGGAGAGCCCTCGGTGCCTACCCTCGAGGCGAGTTCCGCACAAGCGAGCGGCCGTAGGCTAATCAAATACATGGGCCGCGGCTGCGGCCAACCTTATCGAGCGCGGAGGACCTGTCTGAGCAGCGAGGGTAGGCACCGAGGGCTCTTCTGCGGCCAGGTTCGAGCGCTGCGCAGACGCGGGTTGAGACGACGATGTGTGGCCAATCGCGCGCAGGCGCGCTCCTACATGGGTTCGTTGCGTTCGACCTGGCTGGGGACATCGGTGGTGGCGGCCGCCATGCTGCGGGCGAGGCGGCGGCGCTCGATGCTGCCGTACCAGATCCACGCCAGCAGGCCCAGGCCGCATAGCGACGACGCGCCCAGGGCCAGGTGCAGCATGCTGTCCGACAACGCCGGCGACAACACACCTGCGATGAACGCCGTCGTGATCAGGCTACCGAACGCCTGCACCGACGACACCCCGCCACGCTGGTTCGGAAAACGATCCAGCAACAGGATGGTCAGCGTCGGGAAAGCCAGCTGCACGCCACAACCGTAAAGCGCCAGCGGCAAGGTCGACCACGGCACCCGCGGCGCATCCAGGCCCACGGCAAACCCCAGGCTCAACGCGCAACTCAGTAGCATCGCCGCGTAACCCCAGCCGACCGTCCGCGCTGCGCTTACCCGCCCCGCCACGCGACCGGAGATAAATGCACCGGTGACCATGCCGGTCACCGTCGGAACGAAAAGCCACGGAAACCCATCCGCACCCAGGTGCAGCACGTCGCGGATCAGGTGCGGCGCCGACGCGATGTACAGGAACAAGCCGGCGAAGTTCACCGAGCTGGAAATGGCCAGCGGCCAGAACGGCAGGTCGCGCGCGATGTCGAGATACCCGCGCAGCAAAGGACGCGGCCGGAACACCGTGCGCTTTTCAAGCGGATGCGACTCGACCAGGAAGCGCACGATCGCCGCTACCAGCAGCACCGTGAATGCCGTAAGCGCCCAGAAGATCCCGCGCCAGCCATCGATGCCCAGCAGCCATGCGCCGACGATCGGGGCGATGGCCGGGGCGATGCCGAAGATCATCATCACCTTCGACATCATCCGCTGCGCATCCTGCCCGTGCAGGGTGTCGCGCACGATCGCGCGGCCCACCACGATGCCGGCACCGCCCGAAAGCCCCTGGACCACGCGGCAGCCGAGCAGGAAGCCAAAGCCCGGCGCCAGCGCGGCACCCATCGAGGCCAGCGCATAGATACCCATGGCCACCACGATGACCGGCTTGCGGCCGTAGGCATCGGAAATGGCGCCATGGAAAAGGCTCATCACCGCATACGCCAGCAGGTACACGCTGAGCAACTGCTGCAAGGCCACTTCGCCTACGCCGAACTCCCGACCGATGTCGGGGAAGCCCGGGAAGATGGCATCGATGGAGAACGGCCCGATCATGCTCAGGGCCGCAAGCAACAGGGGGAGGTGGCGCCGCGGGTCGCGGGTCGCGGAGGTCATGGACCTTCAATCTGTACCGATGGGAAGCTTCGAGTATAGCTGGAAGTCCCGGCCACCCTGCTTACATAATCGGGGCGCAGGGGAGTCGGAGTAAGGGCAGAAGACGTGCAGCGCTACGCCGCGCGGGGCGGCGAGAGGGTCACCTGGAACCTCACCCATGAGCCACGACATCGCTTCGTTGAAGGCACGCGCACAGGGCCTGCTCGCACAGGCCGGCATCACGATCAACGGGCACCGGCCCGTCGACATATCGGTGCTCGACGAGCGCACCTACCCCCGCGTTTTCGCGCACGGCTCGCTCGGCCTCGGCGAATCCTTCATGGACGGCTGGTGGGACTGCCCCGACCTGCCCGGCTTCATGGCCCGCGTCCTCGCTTCCCACGTCGACGAATCGCTACGCTCGCTGGATACGTTGCTCGCCCACTTCCGCGCGCGTTTCCTCAACATGCAGCGCGGCGAGCATGCGTGGGACGTGGGTCGCCAGCATTACGACCTGGGCAACGACCTGTTCGAAGCGATGCTCGGCAAGCGTATGGTCTACTCCTGCGGCTACTGGGCCAACGCGTGGAACCTCGACGACGCGCAGGAAGCCAAGCTCGACCTCATCTGCCGGAAGCTTGGGCTCACCCCCGGCCAGCGGATCCTCGACATCGGCTGTGGCTGGGGCGAGGCGTTGAAGTTCGCCGCCGAGCGCTACGGGGTCAGCGGGGTGGGCGTCACGATCTCGAAGGAGCAGGCGGAATATGCCCGCGAACTTTGCCGCGGCCTGCCCATCGAGATCCGCCTGCAGGATTACCGCGAGCTCGACGAGCGCTTCGATGCTGTCCTATCCGTCGGCATGTTCGAACACGTGGGCGGCAAGAACTACCGCACGTGGTTCGAGGTGGCGCGGCGCTGCGTCCGCCCCGACGGCCTCGTCCTGCTGCACAGCATCGGCAGCAATGGCGGCCCGGGCCGGCCGGACCCATGGATCGACAAATACATCTTCCCCAACTCGATGATCCCGGCGATGGCACAGGTGGCCGAGGCGCTGGAAGACCTGTTCGTGGTGGAGGACTGGCATAACTTCGGTCCCGACTACGACCGCACGCTGATGGCCTGGCTGGCCAACTTCGAAAGCGCGTGGCCGCAGTTGTCCGCGCGCTACGACGAACGCTTCCGGCGGATGTGGCGTTATTACCTGGGCTGCTCGGCCGGCATTTTCCGCAGCCGGCGCGACCAGCTGTGGCAGCTCACCCTGTCGCCGCACGGCGTCGCCGGTGGCCTTCGCGTGCCGCGCTAGACAAAACGACGACCTCCCGGCCCGTACGGTCCGGGCATGACTGCCTCGCGCGACGCCATCGTCGAGACCGACGTCCCCGCCCGACTCGACCGCCTGGGCTGGGGTCGGTTCCATACGCTGGTGGTCGTGGCGCTCGGCATCACCTGGGTGCTCGATGGCCTCGAGGTCACCATCACCGGCTCGATCGCGGGTGCGCTCAAGTCCAGCCCGGTCCTGCACCTGACCGATATGCAGGTGGGCCTCGCCGGCAGCCTGTACCTGGTTGGCGCCGTGCTCGGGGCGCTGTTCTTCGGCTGGCTGACCGACCGCCTCGGCCGCAAGAAGCTGTTCACCCTGACCCTGGGGCTCTACCTCACCGCCACGGCGCTCACGGCGTTGTCGCCGAACTTCGCCGTCTTCGTACTGTGCCGCATGCTCACCGGCGCCGGCATCGGCGGCGAATACGCCGCGATCAATTCCGCCATCCAGGAGCTCATCCCCGCGCGCTACCGCGGGCACACCGACCTGGTCATCAACGGCAGCTTCTGGCTGGGTGCCGCCGTGGGCGCACTTGCCGCCGTCGGCTTGCTCGACACCGGCTGGTTCCCGGCGGAACTGGGCTGGCGGCTCAGCTTCGGCATCGGTGCCGTGCTCGGCCTGGGCATCCTGCTGCTGCGCCGATGGATCCCGGAAAGCCCGCGCTGGCTGATGCTGCACGGCCGGATCGCGGAAGCCGAGGCGGTGGTGGCGACGATCGAGCAGCGCCTGGGCGTGCCGCCGCCGGACACACCCCTGCCGCGGCTGCGCCTGCGCCCGCACGCACTCAGCCTCGGCGACGTCGGCCGTACGCTGTTCCGCGATTATCCGAAGCGGACCGTGCTCGGCCTGGTATTGATGGCGACGCAGGCGTTTTTCTATAACGCGATCTTCTTCACCTACGCGCTCGTGCTCGGCCGCTTCTACGGCGTGGCCGATGCCAGCGTCGGCCTCTACCTGCTGCCCTTCGCCGCGGGCAATTTCCTCGGACCGCTCCTGCTCGGGCGCCTCTTCGACACGGTCGGCCGGCGGCCGATGATCACCTTCACCTACGCCCTGTCCGGCCTGCTTCTCTTCGCCACCGCATGGCTGTTCGTCCACGGCGTGCTCGACGCGCGCTCGCAGACGATCGCGTGGAGCGTCGTGTTCTTCTTCGCCTCGGCCGCCGCCAGCTCGGCCTATCTCACGGTGAGCGAAAGCTTCCCGCTCGAATTGCGGGCACTGGCGATCGCGTTGTTCTACGCGTTCGGCACCGCACTCGGCGGCGTGGCTGGCCCATGGCTATTTGGCACGCTGATCGGCACCGGTGGCCGCGACGCAATCGGCTGGGGCTACGCGCTCGGCGCTGCCCTGATGCTGGTCGGTGCCGCTGCCGCATGGCTGTTCGGCGTGGCTGCCGAGCGCCGTTCGCTGGAGGACATCGCGGCCCCGCTCGGCCACGTCGACGGGGCCAGCCCGTAACGATCAGGCCAATGACGACGGCAGGGCAGGCGCAGGCGCGGGCCCGAAACGTTTACGCAGCATCCCACCCACCGCGTGCAAGGCAGGCCGCGGGTCGTCCATGCGGAACACGTGCAGATCGGCGCGCATCCACTGCGCCAGCATCGTCGCGATCGATGCATCACCGCGACCGCCAGGGCGACGCATGCTGGCAAGGTCATGGTAAAGGTCGACGCATAGCCGGCCCACCGGATAGTCACGCGCGGCCCGCGGCACGGGTAGGCCCTGCGCATCGCGCCATGCCATGTCGCAGACGTTGACGCCCTGGCGCGCGGCGAATTCCACGTATGTCCACGCACGCGTGTTCACTTCGAGGATGCGGTACTGGCCGTCGCGTGGGTCACGCTTGAACTCGGCGCTGAAGATGCCGCGGTAATCCACGCCGTCGAGCACGCGGCGCACGCTGCGCACCGCTTCCGGCACGCTATCCAGTGGGATGGCGCGCGAGCACGAACTGTTGCCGAAATCGGCGGGCGACATCCGCATGCGCCGTCGCGCGAACAATCCGGGATAGCCACCGCCGGCATCGCGGAAACCATCGACGAAGAAGTGCTCGGTCGCCGGGCCCGGCACGTACTCTTGCGCCATCACCGAGAAACCCTGCGCATGGAACCGCGCCCACGTATCGCGTAGCGCCTCGGGCGAGGCGACCCACACGCCCTTGGCGCCGACCACGTCGCTGAAACGCTGGGAATTCACCGGTTTGATGAACACCCGATCGAGTTGCTGCATCGGCACCGCCGCGACGTCGGCCAGCGTCGCCAGCCGGTAGGTGCGCGGGTGCGGGATGTGCGCAGCCGCCACATAACCGGCGAACACGGACTTGTCCTGCAACAGCGCCTGCGCCGTGCGCGTGGACGTGCTGGCGAGGAAACGGTCGCCAAGGTCGCTGTGCGGCAAGCCGGCCAGCCACAGCGCCGCGTCGTCGGCGCCGGGGATGATCACCGCCCGTTCCAGCGGCATCGCACGCAACGCATCCAGTGCCTGCGCGCCAGGCCGGCCATCCCAGGGCGTGCCGGGGGTGGGCCGATACCAGCGTGAGTATGCGGCGATGTCGTCGGCCGGACAGGCGACGTAGGCCGGTATGCCAGCGATCGCCAGGCTGCGCAGGATACCTATCGCAGTGGGGCCACGCCCCATCACGATGGCCGGCAAGCGGCCCGCTTCAACGCTGTCCATGGAGACCCCTGCCAGAGGGAGCCGCCCCACTGGCGGCTCTTGCACGCCCATGGGACCCCGCCGCGCCGCGCAGCGATAGCCAGCCGGATGGCCTATGCGTTTCGCCGTCCCGGCGTGCCTATCCGGTCATGCCAGGCGAAAGGATCGGGAAAGCTCAGGCGCCTTCGAAACCGCGCTGCTCGGCCAGGGCGGCGTCGATCGCGGCATCCATCGAGAGGGCGTTCGCGCGGTGTGCCGCGCTGTCGAGCATGTCGAGCACGCCGGCCACGTTGTGGCCGGGACCCGCCGCGACCGGCACGGCCGCTTCCACGGGCGCATGCATCGCCTCGGCGCTCATGGCCGTCGCGTAGGTCACGATTTTCACGGGCCGCCCATCGGCATCGAAGATAGGGTTGTACGTGGCCTGGATCCAGACGGCGCATTCGCCCTTGCCAAGGCGACGGTAGAGGCCGGCATCGTGCAGGCCCGAGCGCAGCCGGCGCCAGAAGCCGATGTAGGCATCCGAGCGGCTTTCGGCTTCGTCGACGAAGATGCTGTGGTGCTTGCCGAGCAGTTCGTCCAGCCGATACCCCATCACCTGGAGGAACGCCGGGTTGGCGGCGAGGATCATGCCGTCGACCGAGAATTCCACGACGGCCTGGACCTCGTCGGTACCATGCTGGCGGCTGGCGACGCCTGCGGCACGGCGGCGCTCGGCGGTGACGTCGGCGCCGTAGACGGCGACCGACGCCAGCTTGCCGCGCGCCATGCGCGGCACGTAGACCGCATGCAGCCACCCTTCGTGGCCCGGGCTGGTGACGTGGACCAGGTCGGCCACCTCTTCTCCCCGCCCCAGCGCACGCCACAGATGCTCGCCGTCGTCGACCTGGAAGATCGCGTTGAACGGCTGGCCGACCACGGCGTTGGCCTGGCCGCCCAGCACTGAGAGGAACGCCTCGTTGGCCGAGCGCAACGTCCCGTCGGCGGCCAGTTCCACGACGGCAAGGCGCCGTCCCAGCGCCGCCAGCGTCGACTGCGCCTGGCGGGCATCGCGCCCACCCCAACTGAACATGCCCATCGACGCACCCGCCCTGTCTTCG
This window harbors:
- a CDS encoding MFS transporter codes for the protein MTASRDAIVETDVPARLDRLGWGRFHTLVVVALGITWVLDGLEVTITGSIAGALKSSPVLHLTDMQVGLAGSLYLVGAVLGALFFGWLTDRLGRKKLFTLTLGLYLTATALTALSPNFAVFVLCRMLTGAGIGGEYAAINSAIQELIPARYRGHTDLVINGSFWLGAAVGALAAVGLLDTGWFPAELGWRLSFGIGAVLGLGILLLRRWIPESPRWLMLHGRIAEAEAVVATIEQRLGVPPPDTPLPRLRLRPHALSLGDVGRTLFRDYPKRTVLGLVLMATQAFFYNAIFFTYALVLGRFYGVADASVGLYLLPFAAGNFLGPLLLGRLFDTVGRRPMITFTYALSGLLLFATAWLFVHGVLDARSQTIAWSVVFFFASAAASSAYLTVSESFPLELRALAIALFYAFGTALGGVAGPWLFGTLIGTGGRDAIGWGYALGAALMLVGAAAAWLFGVAAERRSLEDIAAPLGHVDGASP
- the cfa gene encoding cyclopropane fatty acyl phospholipid synthase, coding for MSHDIASLKARAQGLLAQAGITINGHRPVDISVLDERTYPRVFAHGSLGLGESFMDGWWDCPDLPGFMARVLASHVDESLRSLDTLLAHFRARFLNMQRGEHAWDVGRQHYDLGNDLFEAMLGKRMVYSCGYWANAWNLDDAQEAKLDLICRKLGLTPGQRILDIGCGWGEALKFAAERYGVSGVGVTISKEQAEYARELCRGLPIEIRLQDYRELDERFDAVLSVGMFEHVGGKNYRTWFEVARRCVRPDGLVLLHSIGSNGGPGRPDPWIDKYIFPNSMIPAMAQVAEALEDLFVVEDWHNFGPDYDRTLMAWLANFESAWPQLSARYDERFRRMWRYYLGCSAGIFRSRRDQLWQLTLSPHGVAGGLRVPR
- a CDS encoding multidrug effflux MFS transporter encodes the protein MTSATRDPRRHLPLLLAALSMIGPFSIDAIFPGFPDIGREFGVGEVALQQLLSVYLLAYAVMSLFHGAISDAYGRKPVIVVAMGIYALASMGAALAPGFGFLLGCRVVQGLSGGAGIVVGRAIVRDTLHGQDAQRMMSKVMMIFGIAPAIAPIVGAWLLGIDGWRGIFWALTAFTVLLVAAIVRFLVESHPLEKRTVFRPRPLLRGYLDIARDLPFWPLAISSSVNFAGLFLYIASAPHLIRDVLHLGADGFPWLFVPTVTGMVTGAFISGRVAGRVSAARTVGWGYAAMLLSCALSLGFAVGLDAPRVPWSTLPLALYGCGVQLAFPTLTILLLDRFPNQRGGVSSVQAFGSLITTAFIAGVLSPALSDSMLHLALGASSLCGLGLLAWIWYGSIERRRLARSMAAATTDVPSQVERNEPM
- a CDS encoding PAS domain-containing protein, which encodes MGMFSWGGRDARQAQSTLAALGRRLAVVELAADGTLRSANEAFLSVLGGQANAVVGQPFNAIFQVDDGEHLWRALGRGEEVADLVHVTSPGHEGWLHAVYVPRMARGKLASVAVYGADVTAERRRAAGVASRQHGTDEVQAVVEFSVDGMILAANPAFLQVMGYRLDELLGKHHSIFVDEAESRSDAYIGFWRRLRSGLHDAGLYRRLGKGECAVWIQATYNPIFDADGRPVKIVTYATAMSAEAMHAPVEAAVPVAAGPGHNVAGVLDMLDSAAHRANALSMDAAIDAALAEQRGFEGA